One Pleurocapsa sp. PCC 7327 DNA segment encodes these proteins:
- a CDS encoding MBL fold metallo-hydrolase, which translates to MSKRRSAPADLQDGLSCFPYGVGHGNEGVCLLVTMGAHRILLDCGLADIQPLQTEVKSPADLVLCSHAHADHARGLLALHEAFPELPIYASEVTIRLLPLNWQDRPPQEIRQFCQALKWRSPVELFDDLTVELFPAGHLPGAAAIFLTYKTPKRAYKLFYTGDFSLSNFQLVEGLSIEALRGLAPDVLIIEGSYGTTRHPHRRQQEKHLMERIYQALVSGQNVLLPVPTLGLGQEILKLLRSHHQFTGRDLDIWVDGSVAQACDIYLELLPQFPIAVQNFAKHQPLFWDDRICPRMRRFPSQKLPIFGQAPCIVLTDNAANLEDYCYSGSGSWLILVPERPGGSSATDAPQIATLKKSRQIAVESYFLAEHSDGRNTTQLVHNLRPQHVIFIHGSPLYLADLTSLEELQNRYQLHSPAAGTFVELPIGDKFMQPAAPSPTVYEGELNETGTSVTITLPDAITEDPRWSNFSDTGLVEARWQGEELVLRGLSQRELLSQSSEVRRLEDVDCCGTCRYWRSQRCWNQASPLYGFKVTPEGYCPVFEPL; encoded by the coding sequence ATGAGTAAACGTCGCTCAGCTCCCGCCGATCTCCAAGATGGTTTGTCCTGCTTTCCCTATGGAGTAGGGCACGGTAACGAGGGAGTGTGTTTGTTAGTGACGATGGGAGCACATCGCATCCTCCTCGACTGCGGTTTAGCCGATATCCAACCGCTTCAAACCGAAGTAAAATCGCCCGCCGACCTTGTTTTATGCAGTCACGCCCACGCCGACCACGCGCGGGGATTGCTAGCGCTTCACGAGGCTTTCCCCGAACTGCCTATCTACGCTAGCGAAGTAACCATTCGGCTTTTGCCGCTCAACTGGCAAGATCGTCCTCCTCAAGAGATTCGTCAATTTTGTCAAGCTCTTAAATGGCGATCGCCAGTTGAATTATTCGACGACTTGACGGTGGAGTTGTTTCCGGCGGGACATTTACCGGGTGCCGCTGCTATTTTCCTGACTTATAAAACTCCCAAGCGCGCCTACAAGCTTTTCTACACGGGAGATTTTTCGCTCTCAAACTTTCAACTGGTTGAGGGCTTATCTATCGAAGCGTTGCGAGGATTAGCGCCAGACGTGCTAATTATCGAAGGCAGTTACGGAACAACCCGACACCCTCATCGCCGCCAGCAGGAAAAGCACCTAATGGAGCGCATTTATCAAGCTCTCGTCAGCGGACAGAACGTTCTCTTACCAGTGCCAACTCTGGGGTTAGGGCAGGAAATCCTTAAACTGTTGCGCTCCCATCACCAGTTTACGGGTCGCGATCTCGACATTTGGGTCGATGGCAGCGTCGCGCAAGCGTGCGATATCTATCTGGAACTACTGCCTCAGTTTCCCATCGCCGTCCAAAATTTTGCCAAACACCAACCTTTGTTTTGGGACGACAGAATTTGTCCCCGAATGCGCCGATTTCCCAGCCAAAAACTTCCGATTTTTGGTCAAGCTCCTTGTATCGTGTTAACGGATAACGCGGCTAATTTAGAAGACTATTGTTATTCTGGCTCTGGTTCTTGGTTAATTTTGGTACCCGAACGTCCTGGCGGTTCCTCGGCAACTGATGCCCCACAGATTGCGACTCTCAAAAAGTCCCGCCAGATCGCTGTTGAAAGTTATTTTTTAGCCGAACACAGCGATGGTCGCAACACCACGCAACTCGTTCACAATCTGCGGCCCCAGCACGTTATTTTTATTCACGGTTCCCCTCTTTATCTAGCTGACTTGACATCTTTAGAGGAGCTACAAAATCGCTATCAACTCCATTCTCCTGCTGCTGGAACTTTCGTCGAACTTCCTATCGGCGATAAGTTTATGCAACCTGCGGCTCCCTCGCCAACTGTTTATGAAGGCGAGCTAAACGAAACGGGAACTAGCGTTACGATTACCCTCCCCGACGCAATTACTGAAGATCCGCGCTGGAGTAATTTTTCCGATACGGGGTTGGTAGAAGCTCGCTGGCAGGGCGAAGAGTTAGTGTTGAGAGGGTTATCCCAGCGCGAGCTTTTGAGTCAAAGTAGCGAAGTCAGACGACTAGAAGATGTTGATTGCTGCGGCACGTGCCGCTACTGGAGAAGCCAGCGCTGTTGGAATCAAGCTTCTCCCTTGTATGGATTTAAAGTCACGCCAGAGGGCTATTGTCCGGTTTTTGAACCACTTTAG
- a CDS encoding sodium:proton antiporter, which yields MEGSFELTLQIAIAVLAGISAQVVAEYLKVPSIIFLLLFGILLGPDGLSLLHPHHLGVGLEVIVALSVAIILFEGGLNLSWRDLGRVSGSLRNLVTIGTLITLIGGGMAAHWLAEFPWSIAFLYASLVVVTGPTVISPLLKHVEVDRRVATLLEGEGVLIDPVGAILAVVVLNTILNSNATPVEIFSSLLLRLGIGAAIGAASGWLLGLCLKRASFLSEDLKNLVVLAGVWSLFCLAQMSRSESGLMATVIAGMVVRASSLPEERLLRRFKGQLTVLCVSVLFILLAADLSIASIFALGWGSVLTVLALMFVVRPIAIAVCTINSGLNWRHKLFLAWVAPRGIVAASVASLFAILLTQQGINGGDAIKALVFLTIVITVFVGGLTARWVAGWLKITSSEATGAVIVGCNPLSRLIARLFQESGESVVLIDTDPEACQKAAAENLPVFQSSALDPEVLEEAGVHSMGTFMALTSNGEVNLVLAQRAVEEFQPPRVLAVFPSNSQSSVTNKAKVNQAFIEQLSIKTWNQYLNDGQVKLGTTILKEPGLELQQAHLQTLIRAGELLPLLVKRDRSLQVVKATEEWLCGDEIIYLLHDPRPQLLKRLSGGTPSSRLALEKLPKVEEVPVVVTVSETALENIAEPAKS from the coding sequence ATGGAAGGATCGTTTGAATTAACCCTGCAAATCGCGATTGCGGTTCTTGCAGGCATCAGCGCTCAAGTCGTTGCCGAATATCTGAAAGTTCCTAGCATTATTTTCTTGCTCTTATTTGGCATCTTGCTCGGACCAGACGGATTGAGCCTGCTGCATCCCCACCATTTAGGGGTGGGCTTAGAAGTTATCGTTGCTCTCTCAGTTGCCATTATTTTGTTTGAGGGAGGATTAAATCTCTCCTGGCGCGATTTGGGGCGCGTCTCCGGCAGCCTGCGCAATCTCGTCACTATCGGCACGCTCATCACCCTGATTGGCGGCGGAATGGCAGCTCATTGGCTGGCAGAATTTCCTTGGTCGATCGCGTTTCTCTATGCCTCGCTCGTCGTCGTGACGGGTCCGACAGTCATTAGCCCCCTGCTCAAACACGTGGAAGTAGATCGGCGAGTTGCCACCTTACTTGAGGGAGAAGGAGTACTCATCGATCCGGTAGGAGCCATTTTAGCCGTCGTCGTCCTCAACACGATCCTCAACAGCAACGCTACTCCGGTAGAAATCTTCAGCAGTCTGCTGCTGCGCTTGGGCATAGGAGCGGCAATTGGAGCCGCTAGCGGGTGGCTGCTCGGTCTATGCCTCAAGCGAGCCAGCTTTCTCTCAGAAGACCTGAAAAACTTAGTCGTACTGGCAGGTGTTTGGAGTCTATTCTGTCTGGCGCAAATGAGTCGCAGCGAATCGGGACTGATGGCAACGGTAATCGCGGGCATGGTTGTGAGAGCATCTTCCCTTCCTGAAGAGCGATTGCTCAGACGGTTTAAAGGACAGTTAACCGTCCTGTGCGTTTCCGTCTTATTTATTCTCCTAGCAGCCGACCTGTCGATCGCGAGTATCTTTGCCTTGGGATGGGGCAGCGTTCTGACCGTACTTGCCCTGATGTTCGTCGTTCGCCCGATCGCGATCGCTGTTTGTACCATCAACAGTGGTCTGAACTGGCGACATAAGCTATTTTTGGCATGGGTGGCTCCTAGAGGCATCGTCGCTGCCTCAGTCGCATCCCTGTTTGCCATTCTCTTGACCCAGCAAGGAATTAATGGTGGCGATGCCATCAAAGCCCTAGTTTTTCTCACCATCGTGATAACCGTTTTCGTAGGCGGATTGACGGCTCGTTGGGTCGCCGGTTGGTTAAAAATTACCTCCTCCGAGGCAACGGGAGCGGTCATTGTTGGCTGTAACCCCCTAAGCCGCCTGATTGCACGCCTGTTTCAGGAGTCGGGCGAATCCGTCGTGCTCATCGACACCGATCCCGAAGCTTGTCAAAAAGCTGCGGCAGAAAACTTGCCCGTTTTTCAGAGTAGCGCTCTCGACCCCGAAGTATTAGAAGAAGCCGGGGTTCACTCCATGGGAACCTTTATGGCGCTCACCAGCAATGGAGAAGTCAACTTAGTCCTAGCGCAGCGAGCCGTAGAAGAATTCCAGCCACCTCGCGTCTTGGCAGTCTTTCCCAGCAATAGCCAGAGCAGCGTGACTAATAAAGCCAAAGTGAATCAAGCTTTCATCGAGCAACTGTCAATCAAAACCTGGAATCAGTATCTTAACGACGGTCAAGTGAAGCTAGGCACGACGATTCTCAAAGAGCCGGGATTGGAGCTACAACAAGCTCACTTACAAACCCTAATTCGTGCTGGAGAACTGCTGCCGCTACTCGTTAAAAGGGACAGAAGCCTCCAGGTAGTCAAAGCGACCGAAGAATGGCTCTGTGGCGATGAGATTATTTATCTCCTACACGATCCCAGACCTCAATTGTTAAAACGCCTTTCTGGAGGAACGCCGTCTTCCCGTTTGGCGCTAGAAAAGCTGCCGAAAGTTGAGGAAGTACCAGTCGTCGTTACTGTCTCCGAAACGGCTCTAGAAAACATTGCCGAACCCGCCAAGTCTTAA
- a CDS encoding glycosyltransferase family 39 protein — MNRQTFAWNRSRNKLRQEIRWIEFLSKAGLFLAALVLFSINLGNLPLQADEQTVSQVAKEIASAPFDSLRWLFPTLQEQPYLERPPLVHGLIALVYSLAGSNEWTTRLPGAFLAACSVPLLYSLGREIFAARMPSLFSAAIYLTLLPVVRYGRLAMLDGAVLCFEILTIVCIVRSRRDLRWALGIGVGLSLLGLSRGIIGVIVAAIALLFLAWDTPRLLSSGFFAIGALLGGAPALAWHAAQFLRHGKPFAEEMFGQYFKVIDGYAIGLSWHPLLEILKSSLPWLIFALYGLRLAWQERNWGWAKLLLVWIGVLLAIVSLFSTRHVGAIVPIYPALALAGGAALAEAIDKPVDRVYPRLWTIVLSLLTLVPIVVCIGFYFDVNFGAFVAIDYLAFLFLGALSLTWAVSAALLAQRSEQFILVLFWGMYVSWLLLVCSSHWIVFLN, encoded by the coding sequence ATGAATCGTCAAACCTTTGCTTGGAATCGTTCGAGAAATAAACTCCGCCAAGAAATTCGTTGGATTGAGTTCCTGTCGAAAGCAGGGTTATTTTTGGCGGCTTTAGTGTTGTTTAGCATCAATTTGGGAAATTTGCCGTTACAGGCAGACGAACAAACCGTCTCGCAGGTGGCGAAGGAAATTGCCTCTGCTCCATTCGATTCCTTGCGTTGGCTGTTTCCGACTCTCCAAGAACAACCTTATCTGGAACGACCTCCGTTAGTTCACGGACTGATTGCCCTAGTTTATTCGCTTGCCGGAAGCAATGAATGGACGACTCGTCTGCCAGGAGCATTTTTAGCAGCTTGTTCGGTTCCGCTTCTCTATAGTTTGGGTCGCGAGATTTTTGCCGCTCGCATGCCATCTCTTTTTTCGGCAGCGATCTACTTGACGCTATTGCCAGTGGTGCGTTACGGACGGTTAGCCATGCTCGATGGAGCCGTGCTTTGTTTTGAAATTTTGACAATAGTCTGTATCGTGCGATCGCGGCGCGATTTGCGCTGGGCGTTGGGGATTGGAGTCGGTTTGAGCTTGCTGGGTTTATCTCGAGGAATAATAGGGGTTATTGTCGCGGCGATCGCTCTTTTGTTTCTGGCTTGGGATACGCCAAGGCTTTTGAGTTCGGGCTTTTTTGCCATTGGCGCTCTGCTGGGAGGTGCTCCAGCCCTTGCTTGGCATGCGGCTCAATTTCTACGTCACGGCAAACCATTTGCTGAGGAGATGTTCGGTCAATATTTTAAGGTTATTGACGGGTATGCGATCGGGCTGTCTTGGCACCCGTTGCTGGAGATTTTAAAATCTTCTTTGCCCTGGCTAATTTTTGCGCTTTACGGACTGAGATTGGCTTGGCAAGAACGAAACTGGGGATGGGCTAAGCTGCTCTTGGTTTGGATCGGCGTTTTGTTAGCAATCGTTTCGCTGTTTTCTACACGACACGTTGGCGCGATCGTTCCGATTTATCCAGCATTGGCACTAGCCGGGGGTGCGGCGTTAGCTGAGGCGATCGACAAACCTGTCGATCGCGTTTACCCTCGGCTTTGGACGATAGTTCTGAGTTTGTTAACTCTGGTTCCGATTGTTGTTTGTATTGGTTTTTATTTTGACGTTAACTTTGGAGCGTTTGTCGCGATCGATTACTTAGCGTTCTTATTTTTGGGTGCCCTTTCATTGACTTGGGCAGTGAGCGCAGCACTATTAGCTCAACGATCCGAGCAGTTTATTTTAGTCTTGTTTTGGGGAATGTATGTCTCTTGGCTGCTTCTTGTCTGCTCTTCTCATTGGATAGTGTTCCTTAACTAG
- a CDS encoding AbrB family transcriptional regulator, producing the protein MTKTTQPEPLTGEDLLQKVKSLGNLSKEEKAKQCGYYTVTKNGIVRVNMMKFLNALIDAEGIELDSTSNGQGRGGRTASHRIRVQSNGNLLIGSAYTKKMGLREGDEFEITLGRKHIHLKQIEPSE; encoded by the coding sequence ATGACTAAAACTACACAACCAGAACCTTTAACTGGCGAAGACTTACTCCAGAAAGTTAAATCCTTAGGCAACCTCTCTAAAGAGGAAAAAGCGAAACAGTGTGGCTATTATACCGTTACTAAAAACGGTATAGTACGAGTTAATATGATGAAGTTCCTTAATGCTCTAATTGATGCAGAAGGGATCGAGTTAGACAGTACTTCTAACGGTCAAGGACGTGGCGGTCGGACGGCAAGCCATCGCATTAGAGTACAGTCTAATGGCAACCTTCTCATTGGCTCGGCTTATACGAAGAAGATGGGATTGCGAGAGGGAGATGAGTTTGAAATTACCCTGGGTCGAAAGCACATTCATCTCAAACAGATCGAGCCATCTGAGTAA
- a CDS encoding Rrf2 family transcriptional regulator, translating into MKLTTRGHYSVKALLDLSLQPGYGPTSVKAIAHRQDLPAPYLEKLLIEMRRAGLVMSVRGSQGGYQLARQPSQISLGQILEAVGETIEPLPRYRPDAEQAEDWVTFSLWKRLHQKMKEALYSITLADLYYDARSWQAAIGEETSFVV; encoded by the coding sequence ATGAAGCTCACAACTCGCGGTCATTATAGCGTTAAAGCCTTACTAGATCTAAGTTTACAGCCCGGTTACGGTCCGACCTCGGTAAAAGCGATCGCACACAGACAAGATTTACCCGCTCCTTATTTGGAAAAATTGTTAATCGAAATGCGTCGCGCTGGCTTAGTTATGTCAGTAAGAGGTTCCCAAGGTGGGTATCAATTAGCTCGTCAACCAAGTCAAATTTCTCTCGGTCAAATTTTAGAAGCCGTAGGAGAAACAATTGAGCCTTTACCTCGCTATCGCCCAGACGCAGAACAAGCTGAAGATTGGGTAACATTTAGTTTGTGGAAGCGACTCCACCAGAAAATGAAAGAGGCACTTTATAGTATCACTCTTGCCGATCTCTATTACGATGCTCGTAGCTGGCAAGCCGCTATTGGAGAGGAAACTAGCTTTGTTGTTTAG
- a CDS encoding GFA family protein — MTIVNESATFEGGCHCGAVRFQVIVDRREAIECNCSICCKKGFLHLIVPPEKFTLLKGSEVLETYTFGTHTAKHTFCRICGIHPFYCPRSHPNWIDVNVRCLDGDVLAKFKLQPFDGADWEENIDKLQNSEV, encoded by the coding sequence ATGACAATAGTTAACGAATCCGCCACTTTTGAAGGGGGTTGTCACTGCGGTGCAGTTCGCTTTCAAGTGATTGTCGATCGCCGGGAAGCTATCGAGTGTAATTGCTCGATCTGCTGCAAAAAAGGCTTTCTTCATCTAATCGTGCCGCCGGAAAAATTTACCTTACTCAAAGGTTCTGAAGTTTTAGAGACTTACACCTTTGGTACTCATACAGCTAAACATACTTTTTGCCGGATTTGTGGCATTCATCCTTTCTATTGCCCCCGCTCTCATCCTAACTGGATAGATGTCAACGTTCGCTGTCTCGATGGAGATGTCCTAGCGAAATTTAAACTCCAGCCTTTTGACGGGGCTGATTGGGAAGAAAATATTGATAAGCTCCAGAATTCTGAGGTCTGA
- the cbiB gene encoding adenosylcobinamide-phosphate synthase CbiB: protein MRVNIAVVVLLLAAIVDFLVADPWRWLHPVQVMGWIISHFTRLTINYFQDRWQRCVAGIILSIGLIIGSGLVGWLIVWGVTWIHPILGIVIEIILLASCFAGRSLRKAAIDVLQPLSSGDIKLARSKLSRYVGRDTAHLCQSEILRATLETVAENTPDGVTAPLFYAIIGAFVPGLGSVPLALAYKAASTLDSMLGYRQEPYADIGWFSAQLEDRLTWLPCRLTVLTLALLSGKPGRVLRMCRRDAVKDPSPNSGWSECVYAAILGVQLGGNNVYGGVVKYKPLLGDPTYPITSEKIYQALRLTRYCFLIWLAIALLFLLAIDLLD from the coding sequence GTGAGGGTCAATATCGCTGTCGTTGTCTTACTGTTGGCTGCCATTGTAGATTTTTTAGTCGCAGATCCTTGGAGGTGGCTTCATCCCGTACAAGTCATGGGATGGATTATTTCCCATTTCACTCGGTTAACAATTAACTACTTCCAAGACCGATGGCAGCGTTGCGTAGCCGGAATTATTTTAAGCATAGGATTAATTATTGGCAGCGGACTGGTGGGGTGGTTAATTGTCTGGGGAGTAACTTGGATTCATCCCATCTTAGGAATTGTAATCGAAATAATCTTATTAGCAAGTTGTTTTGCCGGTCGTAGTTTGAGAAAAGCAGCGATCGATGTTTTACAACCATTAAGTTCTGGCGATATTAAACTAGCTCGTTCTAAATTGAGTCGATATGTCGGTCGAGATACGGCACATCTTTGCCAATCAGAAATTTTACGGGCGACATTAGAAACCGTCGCAGAAAATACTCCGGATGGCGTGACAGCTCCGCTATTTTATGCCATTATCGGTGCGTTTGTCCCTGGTTTGGGTAGCGTTCCCCTTGCCTTAGCCTATAAAGCTGCTAGTACTCTCGATTCGATGCTGGGCTATCGCCAAGAACCCTATGCAGATATCGGCTGGTTTAGTGCCCAATTAGAGGATCGGCTGACATGGCTTCCCTGTCGCTTAACCGTGTTGACGCTAGCACTGCTCTCTGGCAAACCGGGCCGGGTTTTGCGAATGTGTCGTCGCGATGCGGTTAAAGATCCCAGTCCTAACTCTGGTTGGAGTGAATGCGTTTATGCGGCGATTTTGGGAGTGCAATTGGGGGGGAATAATGTCTATGGCGGGGTCGTTAAATATAAACCGTTATTGGGCGACCCCACCTATCCTATTACTTCTGAAAAAATTTACCAAGCCTTGCGATTAACTCGCTATTGCTTTCTCATTTGGTTAGCGATCGCGCTGTTGTTTCTACTCGCGATCGATTTACTAGATTGA
- a CDS encoding ParA family protein produces MIIAITALKGGVGKTTTAIHLAAYFQQKAPTLLIDADRNRSALVWSKEDKLPFYVASQAGSTSLVKKYTHIVIDTQARPEIEDLKDLASASDLLIIPTTPNHLDLDTTVKTVEVLESLQANFKVLLTQVDSRTKSGREAREFIKEHHLPAFKTDIPHLVAFERAPERGVIIKDYPDPRSQVGWSSYVAVAREILS; encoded by the coding sequence ATGATTATCGCAATTACTGCCCTCAAAGGTGGGGTGGGCAAAACAACAACTGCTATACATTTAGCTGCCTACTTTCAGCAAAAAGCTCCGACTCTATTAATCGATGCCGATCGCAACCGTTCGGCGTTAGTTTGGTCAAAAGAAGATAAATTGCCCTTCTACGTCGCTTCTCAAGCAGGTTCTACCAGCTTAGTCAAAAAATATACTCACATCGTCATCGATACGCAAGCCAGACCGGAAATTGAAGACCTAAAAGACTTGGCATCGGCAAGCGATTTGCTAATTATTCCCACGACTCCCAATCATTTAGATTTAGATACCACGGTCAAAACCGTCGAGGTATTAGAATCTCTACAGGCCAATTTTAAGGTGCTTCTAACCCAGGTAGACTCTCGCACCAAAAGCGGACGCGAAGCCAGAGAATTTATTAAAGAACATCACCTACCCGCGTTTAAGACCGATATTCCTCATCTCGTTGCCTTTGAAAGAGCGCCTGAGAGAGGAGTTATTATTAAAGACTATCCCGATCCGCGATCGCAAGTGGGTTGGTCTAGCTATGTCGCTGTCGCACGGGAAATCCTATCATAA
- a CDS encoding Coenzyme F420 hydrogenase/dehydrogenase, beta subunit C-terminal domain: protein MTSVAPHKKARALKPNSRRPAKELCSECGLCDTYYIHYVKEACAFLNQQIAELEAEAHGRSRNLDNQDDWYFGVHQDMMAARKKQPIEGAQWTGIVSTIACEMLNRGIVEGVVCIQNTTEDRFQPKPVLAKTPEEVLAAKVNKPTLSPNLSVLEEIEKSGMKRLLVIGVGCQIQALRTVEKELGLEKLYVLGTPCVDNVTRAGLQKFLDTTSKSPDTVVHYEFMQDFKVHFKHEDGSIEKVPFFGLKTNQLKDVFAPSCMSCFDYVNSLADLVVGYMGAPFGWQWIVVRNEKGREMLELAREQLDTQPVMSKGDRKQAVQQSIPAYDKGVTLPMWAAKLMGVVIEKIGPKGLEYARFSIDSHFTRNYLYVKRNYPEKLESHLPEFAKRIVGQYKLPE from the coding sequence ATGACCTCGGTTGCACCTCACAAAAAAGCCAGAGCGCTCAAACCCAACAGTCGCCGCCCCGCTAAGGAACTCTGTAGCGAATGCGGACTGTGCGATACCTACTACATTCATTACGTTAAAGAAGCCTGCGCTTTTCTCAACCAACAAATCGCCGAACTCGAAGCGGAAGCCCACGGACGCAGCCGCAATTTAGATAACCAAGACGACTGGTACTTCGGCGTGCATCAAGACATGATGGCAGCCAGGAAAAAGCAACCCATCGAAGGAGCGCAATGGACGGGGATTGTCAGTACCATCGCCTGCGAAATGCTAAATCGCGGCATCGTAGAAGGGGTAGTCTGCATTCAAAATACCACAGAAGACCGCTTTCAACCCAAGCCAGTCCTCGCCAAAACTCCAGAAGAAGTTCTTGCTGCCAAAGTTAATAAACCAACCCTTTCCCCCAATCTTTCCGTCCTCGAAGAAATAGAAAAATCGGGCATGAAGCGGTTGCTAGTCATCGGGGTCGGTTGCCAAATTCAAGCATTGCGGACGGTTGAAAAAGAATTGGGGCTAGAAAAACTCTACGTGTTGGGAACGCCCTGCGTCGATAACGTAACCCGTGCTGGCTTGCAAAAATTTCTCGATACGACGAGTAAATCTCCCGATACCGTCGTGCATTACGAATTTATGCAAGACTTTAAAGTGCATTTTAAACACGAAGATGGCTCGATCGAAAAAGTGCCTTTTTTTGGACTCAAAACCAATCAATTGAAAGACGTTTTTGCCCCTTCTTGCATGAGTTGCTTTGATTATGTCAACTCGTTAGCCGACTTAGTTGTAGGCTATATGGGCGCACCTTTTGGCTGGCAATGGATTGTCGTGCGCAATGAAAAAGGACGGGAAATGTTGGAGTTAGCGAGAGAGCAACTCGATACCCAACCCGTCATGTCAAAAGGAGATAGAAAACAGGCAGTACAACAGAGCATTCCCGCTTATGATAAAGGAGTAACGCTGCCGATGTGGGCGGCAAAATTAATGGGAGTTGTTATCGAAAAAATAGGTCCCAAAGGATTAGAATATGCCCGCTTTTCCATCGATTCCCATTTCACTCGGAATTATCTGTATGTAAAGCGGAACTATCCAGAAAAATTAGAGTCTCACCTACCAGAATTTGCCAAGCGCATTGTCGGACAGTATAAGTTACCTGAGTAA
- a CDS encoding DUF2996 domain-containing protein — protein sequence MAEETTPTPETKKPAAAAKPAAAKKPKEPAIEDKPFTEFMERHFVPALKETLAKLGLEDVELKFAREPLPIAGVNEQCWQVIGKWQNGKRQFNLYFLDEDINGKKAFSCSTNGVRPSIIESFMIDERKVTLDLLLMYTLQRLNGQKWLTRN from the coding sequence ATGGCAGAAGAAACCACCCCCACTCCAGAAACCAAAAAGCCTGCTGCCGCAGCAAAACCCGCAGCAGCGAAAAAGCCGAAAGAACCCGCCATTGAGGATAAGCCTTTTACCGAATTTATGGAGCGGCACTTCGTTCCTGCTCTCAAAGAAACTTTGGCTAAGCTAGGACTTGAGGATGTGGAGCTAAAGTTTGCCAGGGAACCGCTGCCTATAGCGGGAGTAAACGAGCAGTGCTGGCAAGTCATCGGCAAATGGCAAAACGGAAAGCGTCAGTTTAATCTTTACTTTCTAGACGAAGATATCAACGGCAAAAAAGCCTTTTCTTGTAGCACCAATGGCGTTCGCCCCAGCATCATTGAGTCGTTTATGATAGACGAGCGCAAAGTGACTTTAGATTTATTGCTCATGTACACATTGCAGCGCCTTAACGGTCAAAAGTGGCTTACTAGAAATTAA
- the hoxE gene encoding bidirectional hydrogenase complex protein HoxE, with protein MQTVTTEQKVKESPSEKKANPKSDKQADKRLKALDITMKRHHYRQDSLIEVLHKAQESFGYLEPEVLEYVARQLKLPLSRVYGVATFYHLFSLKPSGAHSCVVCLGTACYVKGSGKIVAALEKELGISIGETTPDGEVSLMAARCIGACGIAPAVVFDGAVAGKQEPEMVLDKIKAWQSKAS; from the coding sequence ATGCAAACCGTTACGACCGAACAAAAAGTTAAGGAATCGCCAAGTGAAAAAAAAGCCAATCCTAAGAGCGATAAACAGGCAGACAAACGTTTAAAAGCGCTAGACATCACCATGAAGCGCCACCATTATCGCCAGGATTCCTTAATTGAAGTGTTGCATAAGGCGCAGGAATCCTTTGGCTACCTAGAACCAGAGGTGCTGGAGTACGTGGCGCGACAGTTGAAATTGCCGTTGAGTCGCGTTTATGGCGTGGCAACCTTTTACCATCTCTTTTCGCTCAAACCCAGCGGCGCTCATAGCTGCGTCGTCTGCCTGGGAACGGCTTGCTACGTCAAAGGGAGCGGCAAGATCGTGGCAGCACTGGAGAAAGAACTCGGCATTAGCATTGGCGAGACCACGCCAGACGGGGAAGTCTCTCTGATGGCAGCGCGCTGTATTGGGGCATGCGGCATCGCCCCAGCAGTCGTGTTTGATGGCGCTGTTGCCGGGAAACAAGAGCCAGAGATGGTACTCGACAAAATCAAAGCTTGGCAGTCTAAAGCTTCTTAA